From a single Lolium rigidum isolate FL_2022 chromosome 7, APGP_CSIRO_Lrig_0.1, whole genome shotgun sequence genomic region:
- the LOC124675952 gene encoding calcium-dependent protein kinase 17, which translates to MGNTCAGPSATADRHGFFNTVSVAMLWRPGAARAEPAIPPPDSCPSMSSTTSSSPPSPVTIADADLSPTSRANKHKVKRVQSAGLLAESVLKRDSAKIKDLYTLGKKLGQGQFGTTYQCVDKATGKDFACKSIAKRKLVTEEDVEDVRREIQIMHHLAGHPNVISIVGAYEDAVAVHLVMELCAGGELFDRIIQRGHYSEKAAAELARVIIGVVEACHSLGVMHRDLKPENFLFVNQKEDSLLKAIDFGLSIFFKPGEIYSDVVGSPYYVAPEVLMKNYGCEVDVWSAGVIIYILLSGVPPFWDESEQGIFEQVLKGDLDFSSEPWPSISKSAKDLVRKMLNRDPGKRLTAHEALCHPWVCVDGVAPDKPLDSAVLTRLKQFSAMNKLKKMALRVIAENLSEDEIAGLKEMFKMLDTDNSGQITLEELKTGLRRVGANLKESEITTLMEAADIDNSGSIDYGEFLAATLHLNKVDREDNLFAAFSYFDKDGSGYITQDELQKACEEFGIADAHLEEIIQDIDQDNDGRIDYNEFVTMMQKGNNPLGKKGQGQMSFGLREALKIR; encoded by the exons ATGGGGAACACCTGCGCCGGCCCCAGCGCCACCGCAGACCGCCACGGCTTCTTCAACACCGTCTCCGTCGCCATGCTCTGGCGCCCGGGCGCCGCCCGCGCCGAGCCGGCGATCCCGCCGCCCGACTCCTGCCCGTCCatgtcctccaccacctcctcctcgcccCCCTCGCCCGTCACCATCGCCGACGCCGACCTATCCCCCACCTCCCGCGCCAACAAGCACAAGGTCAAGCGCGTCCAGAGCGCCGGCCTCCTCGCCGAGTCCGTCCTCAAGCGCGACTCCGCGAAAATCAAGGACCTCTACACGCTCGGCAAGAAGCTGGGGCAGGGGCAGTTCGGCACCACGTACCAGTGCGTCGACAAGGCCACGGGCAAGGACTTCGCCTGCAAGTCCATCGCAAAGCGGAAGCTCGTCACCGAGGAGGACGTCGAGGACGTGCGCCGCGAGATCCAGATCATGCACCACCTCGCCGGACACCCCAACGTCATATCCATCGTCGGGGCGTACGAGGACGCAGTCGCTGTGCACCTCGTCATGGAGCTCTGCGCGGGAGGGGAATTGTTCGACAGGATTATACAGCGGGGGCACTACTCTGAGAAGGCTGCCGCGGAGCTGGCTAGGGTCATCATTGGGGTCGTGGAGGCTTGCCATTCGCTTGGGGTCATGCACAGAGACCTCAAGCCGGAGAATTTCTTGTTTGTAAATCAGAAGGAGGACTCGCTCCTCAAGGCCATTGATTTTGGCCTCTCCATCTTCTTCAAGCCAG GTGAAATTTATTCGGATGTCGTTGGAAGTCCTTATTATGTCGCCCCTGAGGTTCTGATGAAGAACTATGGTTGCGAAGTGGATGTTTGGAGTGCCGGAgtaataatttatattttattgagtGGGGTTCCTCCATTTTGGGATG AATCTGAGCAAGGGATATTTGAGCAAGTTTTGAAAGGTGATCTTGATTTTTCATCCGAGCCCTGGCCCAGTATCTCAAAGAGCGCAAAGGATTTGGTTAGGAAAATGCTGAACCGTGATCCCGGAAAGAGATTGACTGCACATGAAGCTCTTT GTCATCCTTGGGTTTGTGTTGATGGAGTTGCTCCTGACAAGCCGCTTGATTCTGCTGTCTTAACTAGATTAAAACAATTTTCAGCAATGAACAAACTAAAGAAAATGGCTCTTAGG GTAATTGCAGAGAATTTGTCTGAAGATGAAATTGCGGGATTGAAAGAAATGTTCAAAATGCTGGACACTGACAATAGTGGCCAGATTACGTTGGAGGAACTAAAAACTGGATTGCGCAGAGTTGGTGCCAACTTAAAAGAGTCAGAAATTACAACTCTAATGGAAGCG GCGGATATTGATAATAGTGGGTCAATTGATTATGGGGAGTTTCTTGCGGCAACTTTGCATCTGAACAAGGTCGATAGAGAAGATAATCTCTTTGCCGCATTCTCATACTTTGATAAAGATGGCAGTGGTTACATTACCCAAGATGAACTGCAAAAAGCCTGTGAAGAGTTTGGTATAGCAGATGCACATCTTGaagaaattatccaagacattgatcaagacaat GATGGCCGGATCGACTACAACGAATTTGTAACAATGATGCAGAAGGGAAATAACCCACTAGGGAAAAAGGGACAAGGGCAGATGAGCTTTGGTCTTAGGGAAGCATTGAAGATACGCTAG
- the LOC124675953 gene encoding outer envelope protein 61, translating into MMDPEMMRMAQEQMRRMSPDDLARMQQQMMSNPDLIKLASESMKNMRPEDFKRAAQQLNQTRPEEMLNMTEKIANAKPEEFAAMKAQADAQMSYAISGAKMLKQQGNELHSRGQYTDAAAKYKLAKDNLKNIPSAAGQTLQLQCALNLMSCYLKSAKFEECVNEGSEVLTYDSNNVKAYYRRGQAYKELGNLEAAVADLSKAHAISPEDETIAEVLRDTEEKLATEGGGANLPKGVVIEEIVEDSSEPSSTQRSSSTGYTVSEPHERAGNSKQPDSSESLRNDPATVRSFQNYVSNSDVGGLSNLGIGGMSPELVQTASNMIGTMKPEELQKMFQAASSLNGTNPVAPNFGSNMPEISPDMMNIASDMMSKMSPDELQNMLMLASEIGGPSSAPLRPGSNLHPSSRATTSANNFQPPSPQEVTENPDEIVNRRMDQPSPSSPPDMQDIMKNSMKDPAMRQMFASMMKNMSPDMMANMSAQFGMNLSKEDAAKAQKAMSSLSPEDLDKMMKWMDRAQRGVEVAKKTKNWLIGRKGLIIAIIMLILAFILQRLGFIGR; encoded by the exons atGATGGATCCGGAGATGATGCGGATGGCGCAGGAGCAGATGCGCCGGATGTCCCCCGACGACCTCGCCAGGATGCAGCAGCAG ATGATGTCCAATCCTGACCTTATAAAGCTAGCATCCGAGAGTATGAAAAACATGAGACCCGAGGACTTCAAACGAGCCGCTCAGCAGCTCAATCAGACAAGGCCAGAGGAGATGCTAAATATGACCGAAAAAATTGCCAACGCTAAGCCTGAGGAATTTGCTGCTATGAAGGCCCAAGCTGATGCTCAAATGTCATATGCCATATCTGGTGCCAAGATGTTGAAGCAGCAG GGAAATGAACTTCACAGCCGTGGGCAGTATACTGATGCTGCTGCCAAGTACAAGCTG GCCAAGGATAACCTGAAGAACATACCATCAGCAGCTGGGCAAACTCTGCAGTTGCAGTGTGCCCTTAATTTAATGTCTTGTTACCTGAAATCAGCAAAGTTTGAGGAATGTGTAAATGAAGGTTCAGAG GTTCTAACTTACGACTCGAACAATGTTAAAGCATACTACCGAAGGGGTCAGGCATACAAAGAACTAGGAAACCTGGAA GCTGCTGTTGCTGACTTGAGTAAAGCCCATGCAATCTCTCCGGAGGATGAAACTATTGCTGAGGTTCTGAG AGACACGGAAGAAAAACTTGCAACTGAGGGGGGAGGAGCAAACCTGCCAAAAG GAGTTGTTATTGAAGAAATTGTAGAAGATAGTTCAGAGCCGTCAAGCACTCAAAGGAGTTCATCTACTGGGTATACTGTTTCAGAACCACATGAAAGAGCAGGAAACTCAAAACAACCTGACTCCTCAGAAAGCTTAAGGAATGACCCTGCTACTGTCAG GTCATTTCAAAATTATGTGTCAAATAGTGATGTCGGGGGGTTATCGAATCTGGGCATCGGAGGAATGTCACCTGAGCTAGTTCAAACTGCCAGCAATATGATCGGCACAATGAAACCAGAAGAACTACAAAAGATGTTTCAGGCTGCTTCTTCATTAAATGGAACAAACCCCGTTGCTCCAAATTTCGGATCTAATATGCCAGAAATATCACCTGATATGATGAATATAGCATCTGACATGATGAGCAAGATGTCTCCTGATGAACTGCAAAATATGCTGATGTTGGCTTCTGAAATTGGTGGACCCAGTAGTGCCCCTCTGAGACCAGGGAGTAATTTGCATCCTTCATCAAGAGCCACAACGAGTGCGAATAACTTCCAGCCCCCATCTCCGCAAGAGGTTACGGAGAACCCTGATGAAATAGTAAACCGAAGGATGGACCAGCCATCACCCAGTTCTCCACCTGATATGCAAGACATCATGAAAAATTCCATGAAAGACCCTGCAATGCGGCAG ATGTTTGCATCCATGATGAAGAACATGAGTCCTGATATGATGGCAAACATGAGTGCGCAGTTTGGTATGAACCTGTCGAAGGAGGATGCTGCCAAAGCCCAAAAAGCTATGTCTTCATTATCTCCTGAAGATTTAGACAAAATG ATGAAATGGATGGACAGAGCACAGCGAGGAGTAGAAGTAGCAAAGAAGACGAAGAACTGGCTCATAGGCAGGAAAGGCTTGATCATCGCTATTATCATGCTGATCTTGGCCTTCATCCTCCAGCGGCTTGGCTTCATCGGTAGGTGA